A window of the Eubacterium sp. 1001713B170207_170306_E7 genome harbors these coding sequences:
- a CDS encoding carboxylesterase family protein: MNLNFNMIPNAEATLPPNPTIYPPCGPVTGVFRKNVTSYKGIPFAKPPVGPLRFRPPEPAPAWISPRECFEFSDKCLQFGGILADLPPMYSAIGKSEDCLYLNVWTPATKPGEKLPVYVYVHGGGFATGSGSELMFDGTNMAGRGVVVVTFNYRLGAFGFLALGAMAEESGSIGNLGLLDQIQALKWVRENIEAFGGDPENITLGGESAGAFSVTGLLLSPLARGLFHRAIVESGSILSIGAFCTRAKGNLAKSIAMGKDFAQIFGADDSPEGLEKLREAPAEAMAYLSMIKADRALPLRFSFWPVFDGVILPKDPIQALKNGDYNAVDLLIGYNTNEATLFFKSNNNFGSYQMMIYDLFGADNAPAVFERFPIEDERKAERQLEAIFTHTGFILGMRIIADYFADAGRSVFFYNFNYDPTILKIVGLDTAHSLELPFVFGNAIGKMRISKISILSDQMQTHWTNFMKTGNPNTGGEYKNMMFWPFYNTRTRQLMVFDKELSNKTMPDADTLDFLQNLLYGKKPYYL; the protein is encoded by the coding sequence ATGAATCTGAACTTTAACATGATCCCCAACGCGGAAGCCACCCTGCCCCCCAATCCCACCATCTATCCGCCCTGCGGCCCTGTGACCGGCGTTTTCCGGAAAAACGTCACCAGCTACAAGGGCATTCCCTTTGCCAAACCTCCGGTGGGTCCCCTGCGGTTCCGGCCGCCAGAGCCCGCCCCAGCCTGGATCAGCCCGCGCGAATGCTTTGAATTCAGCGATAAATGCCTCCAGTTTGGCGGCATTCTGGCCGACCTGCCGCCCATGTACAGCGCCATCGGAAAAAGCGAGGACTGCCTGTACCTCAACGTCTGGACACCCGCTACCAAGCCCGGGGAAAAGCTCCCCGTCTATGTCTACGTCCACGGCGGCGGCTTTGCCACCGGCTCCGGCTCCGAGCTCATGTTCGACGGCACCAATATGGCCGGGCGGGGCGTGGTGGTCGTCACCTTTAACTACCGCCTCGGCGCCTTCGGCTTTTTAGCCCTCGGGGCCATGGCCGAAGAATCCGGCAGCATCGGCAACCTCGGCCTCCTCGACCAGATCCAGGCTCTGAAGTGGGTGCGGGAAAACATCGAAGCCTTCGGCGGCGATCCCGAAAACATCACCCTGGGCGGCGAGTCCGCCGGCGCCTTCAGCGTGACCGGCCTGCTGCTCAGCCCGCTGGCCAGGGGCCTGTTCCACCGGGCCATCGTCGAGAGCGGCTCCATCCTGTCCATCGGAGCCTTCTGCACCCGGGCCAAGGGCAACCTCGCAAAATCCATTGCCATGGGAAAAGACTTTGCCCAGATCTTCGGCGCAGACGACAGCCCAGAGGGGCTTGAAAAACTCCGGGAAGCCCCGGCCGAGGCCATGGCCTACCTGTCCATGATCAAGGCCGACCGCGCCCTGCCCCTACGTTTTTCCTTCTGGCCCGTATTCGACGGCGTCATCCTGCCAAAGGATCCCATACAGGCCCTGAAAAACGGCGACTACAACGCCGTCGATCTGCTCATCGGCTACAACACTAACGAGGCCACCCTGTTCTTCAAGAGCAACAACAACTTTGGCTCCTACCAGATGATGATCTATGATCTCTTCGGCGCCGACAACGCCCCCGCTGTGTTTGAGCGCTTCCCCATCGAGGACGAGCGCAAAGCCGAACGCCAGCTCGAAGCCATTTTTACCCATACCGGCTTTATCCTGGGCATGCGCATCATCGCCGACTACTTTGCCGACGCCGGGCGCAGCGTGTTTTTCTATAACTTTAACTATGATCCGACAATCCTTAAAATCGTCGGGCTCGACACCGCCCACTCCCTGGAGCTGCCCTTTGTGTTCGGCAACGCCATCGGAAAAATGCGGATCAGCAAAATCAGCATCCTGTCCGACCAGATGCAGACCCACTGGACTAATTTTATGAAAACCGGCAACCCAAACACTGGCGGCGAGTACAAAAATATGATGTTCTGGCCCTTCTACAACACCAGAACCCGGCAGCTCATGGTTTTTGACAAGGAGCTTTCCAACAAGACCATGCCCGATGCCGATACCCTCGATTTTTTACAGAATTTACTCTATGGTAAAAAACCCTACTATTTATAA
- a CDS encoding DUF177 domain-containing protein, producing MIINVLKLLNDETLNYEFRLFQDDLKGYGDDYEGKLDENGALVKGSIKKLGATEFLMKFTLTGVIVYPCARCLTPTPVSSVFEFEDTIETDPGTETIDMVPYVEECLFINEPFKVLCDEDCKGLCPSCGANLNQEQCSCGDESDIDPRMEALKKLL from the coding sequence ATGATTATTAATGTTTTAAAATTATTAAATGATGAAACCCTGAATTATGAATTTCGTCTGTTTCAGGATGATCTCAAAGGATATGGGGACGATTATGAGGGCAAGCTGGATGAAAACGGCGCTTTGGTAAAGGGCAGCATCAAAAAGCTCGGAGCTACTGAGTTTTTGATGAAGTTTACCTTGACCGGAGTGATTGTTTACCCCTGCGCCCGCTGTCTTACACCCACCCCCGTTAGCAGTGTCTTTGAATTTGAGGACACGATCGAAACGGACCCGGGTACGGAGACCATTGATATGGTGCCCTATGTTGAGGAGTGTCTCTTTATCAACGAGCCGTTTAAGGTTTTGTGTGACGAAGACTGTAAGGGGTTATGTCCAAGTTGTGGAGCAAACTTAAATCAAGAACAATGCAGTTGCGGGGATGAATCGGATATTGATCCGAGGATGGAAGCCCTTAAAAAGCTACTGTAA
- a CDS encoding nucleotidyltransferase family protein — MQTQAIICEYNPFHNGHAYQIQAGKKAAGSTHTLALMSGSVVQRGTFAVADKWLRARTALLSGADLVCELPFCYAAQSAEYFAAGAVKILNATGVCDTLCFGSEAGDLEALSDVAQSLAFETSAFRDALKAALGQGLAFPKARELAFKATKGEKSASYLREPNNILGIEYLKALLRTHSTIRPVTIKRQGNAYHDTDAQSRFASATAIRQLLAAPGVSAPALAPLLPYDPSLLLSYIQKARVPWEESYAKALLSQIHSQDLSRFRTLPYMEKGLEFKLKKALEADSRYNSIVDTLTSKRAPKSRIRRILMDLSMGFESADLSRFADPGFVPCLRVLGFNEKGRALLKAIREQDGLPVITNTRANITRLSPDQRACFDFDARATDLFSLFCEKQYHYHRDYTQNPVIIAEKEAL; from the coding sequence ATGCAAACCCAGGCCATCATCTGCGAATACAACCCCTTTCACAACGGCCACGCCTACCAGATACAGGCAGGAAAAAAGGCAGCCGGCAGCACCCATACCCTGGCGCTCATGAGCGGGAGCGTGGTCCAGCGGGGCACCTTTGCCGTAGCCGATAAATGGCTGCGCGCCCGCACCGCCCTGCTGTCCGGGGCCGATCTGGTCTGCGAGCTTCCCTTCTGTTACGCCGCCCAGAGCGCCGAGTACTTTGCCGCCGGCGCCGTCAAAATCCTAAACGCCACCGGCGTGTGCGACACCCTCTGTTTTGGCTCCGAGGCCGGCGACCTCGAGGCCCTGAGCGATGTGGCCCAGAGCCTCGCCTTTGAGACGTCCGCCTTCAGAGACGCTCTCAAGGCCGCCCTCGGCCAGGGCCTGGCCTTTCCAAAGGCTCGCGAGCTTGCTTTTAAAGCTACCAAAGGCGAAAAATCCGCATCTTATCTGCGGGAGCCCAACAATATTCTGGGTATAGAATATCTCAAAGCCCTGCTCCGCACCCACAGCACCATCCGGCCCGTCACCATAAAGCGGCAGGGAAATGCCTACCACGACACCGACGCCCAGAGCCGCTTTGCCAGCGCCACCGCCATCCGGCAGCTGCTGGCCGCGCCGGGCGTCAGCGCCCCGGCCCTGGCGCCCCTGCTGCCCTACGATCCCAGCCTGCTCTTAAGCTATATACAAAAAGCCCGCGTCCCCTGGGAGGAAAGCTACGCCAAGGCCCTGCTCAGCCAGATCCACTCCCAGGACCTCAGCCGTTTCAGAACCCTGCCCTACATGGAAAAAGGCCTTGAATTCAAGCTTAAAAAAGCCCTGGAGGCAGACAGCCGTTACAACAGCATTGTGGATACCCTCACCTCAAAACGCGCGCCCAAAAGCCGGATACGGCGTATTTTAATGGATCTGTCCATGGGTTTTGAGTCCGCCGATCTCAGCCGCTTCGCAGACCCCGGCTTTGTGCCCTGCCTCCGGGTTCTGGGCTTTAACGAAAAAGGCCGGGCGCTGCTAAAGGCCATCCGCGAGCAGGACGGCCTGCCCGTTATCACCAACACCCGTGCCAATATCACAAGGTTGAGCCCCGACCAGCGCGCCTGTTTCGATTTCGACGCCCGCGCCACCGACCTGTTCAGCCTGTTCTGTGAAAAGCAGTACCATTACCACCGCGACTACACCCAAAACCCTGTCATCATCGCCGAAAAGGAGGCCTTATGA
- the rpmF gene encoding 50S ribosomal protein L32, translating into MAVPKSKISKSRRDKRRTHYKLNIPGMSVCPKCGEIKLPHRVCKSCGTYKDVNVMIED; encoded by the coding sequence ATGGCAGTACCAAAGAGTAAAATTTCTAAATCTAGAAGAGACAAGAGAAGAACACATTACAAACTGAATATCCCTGGTATGAGCGTATGCCCAAAATGTGGTGAAATCAAATTACCACACCGCGTATGCAAATCCTGCGGAACTTATAAAGATGTAAATGTAATGATTGAAGACTAA
- the rnc gene encoding ribonuclease III — protein MKRIEDRIAYIFKDKELLKVALTHSSHSGTTTNNERLEFLGDAVLELIISEYLYKYNKLSEGKMTKIRSNIVCAESLSQAASDLNLGDYMLLGKGEIVTGGRKRKSNLANAFEAVMGAVFLDSDYDTTKKVVLGTLEKNIELALSGGLIKDYKTELQEQIQKHSDNAIEYVLEKSEGPEHNKTFFIDLSFNGVVVSKGTGKSKKEAEQNAAKNYLFKDKKSE, from the coding sequence ATGAAGAGAATTGAAGATCGCATTGCTTACATATTTAAGGACAAGGAACTTCTGAAGGTGGCGCTGACCCACAGCTCACATTCAGGAACGACCACGAACAATGAACGCCTGGAGTTTTTGGGGGATGCAGTATTGGAACTGATTATCAGCGAGTATTTATATAAATACAACAAGCTTTCCGAGGGAAAGATGACGAAAATCCGCTCCAATATTGTATGTGCCGAATCCTTGTCCCAGGCCGCCTCTGACCTGAACCTGGGCGATTATATGCTCCTCGGCAAGGGAGAAATCGTGACTGGAGGCAGAAAACGCAAATCCAATCTGGCCAACGCCTTTGAGGCAGTGATGGGCGCGGTGTTTTTAGACAGCGACTATGACACCACCAAAAAAGTGGTGCTGGGAACCCTGGAAAAAAACATCGAGCTGGCCCTGAGCGGCGGCCTCATCAAGGATTACAAAACCGAGCTTCAGGAGCAGATCCAGAAGCACAGTGACAACGCCATCGAGTATGTGCTGGAAAAATCTGAGGGGCCGGAGCACAACAAGACCTTTTTCATCGACCTTTCCTTTAACGGTGTGGTCGTGAGCAAGGGCACCGGCAAGAGCAAGAAGGAAGCCGAGCAGAACGCTGCTAAAAACTATCTGTTTAAAGACAAAAAGAGTGAATAA
- the acpP gene encoding acyl carrier protein, producing MEEKFAKVQEIIAEQLEIDPAKITMESSLMEDLEADSLDVIELVMAFEEEFGVKMPDEELENIKTVGDIVNALQ from the coding sequence ATGGAAGAAAAATTTGCAAAAGTTCAGGAAATTATCGCGGAACAGCTGGAGATTGACCCGGCAAAGATCACCATGGAATCCTCTCTGATGGAGGATCTGGAAGCGGATTCTCTGGACGTTATCGAGCTGGTCATGGCCTTTGAGGAAGAATTCGGCGTTAAGATGCCCGATGAGGAGCTTGAAAACATTAAAACCGTTGGCGATATCGTAAACGCCTTGCAGTAA
- the plsX gene encoding phosphate acyltransferase PlsX — translation MNIFVDAMGGDNAPVEIVKGAVDAVKEYGVPLTLVGKEDIVKQELAKYTYPQDKIKVLHAETVIGFDEEPAMAIRRKEDSSLVVALNAMKGDPDSVLISAGSTGALLSGGLLKLGRIKGIKRPALAAALPKDGGVVLLIDTGANADCKSEYLEQFAMLGHVYFESVLGKKNPKVGLVNIGSEEEKGSMMVKETYQLLKNSDLNFVGNVEARDIPTTDVDILVCDGFTGNIVLKLLEGLSSYLMKGIKKSIMGSARGKIGGALIKNDLKQFKKQFDSDEAGGAPFLGVKGGIIKAHGSSGAYAIKNAINQSIKFIDNDVLGKITAKLQEEKAVKEQEKE, via the coding sequence GTGAATATATTCGTCGATGCAATGGGCGGCGACAACGCGCCGGTCGAGATTGTCAAAGGCGCGGTGGACGCCGTTAAGGAGTACGGCGTGCCCCTCACCCTTGTGGGTAAGGAGGACATCGTAAAGCAGGAGCTGGCAAAATATACCTATCCACAGGATAAGATAAAGGTGCTTCACGCAGAAACCGTCATCGGCTTTGACGAGGAGCCGGCAATGGCGATCCGCCGAAAAGAGGATTCCTCGCTGGTGGTGGCCCTAAACGCCATGAAGGGCGACCCGGACAGTGTGCTCATCTCAGCGGGCAGCACAGGTGCGCTGCTTTCCGGCGGGCTTCTTAAACTGGGAAGGATCAAGGGGATCAAGCGTCCCGCGCTGGCGGCTGCCCTGCCAAAGGACGGCGGCGTGGTGCTGCTCATTGATACCGGAGCCAACGCAGACTGCAAGTCTGAGTATCTGGAACAGTTCGCCATGCTGGGACATGTCTATTTTGAGAGCGTTTTGGGTAAAAAGAATCCTAAGGTGGGCCTGGTCAACATTGGGTCTGAGGAGGAAAAGGGCAGCATGATGGTCAAGGAAACTTACCAACTGCTCAAAAACAGTGACCTGAATTTTGTGGGCAATGTTGAAGCCCGGGATATCCCCACCACCGATGTGGATATACTGGTGTGCGACGGCTTTACAGGCAACATTGTGCTCAAGCTGCTCGAGGGCCTGTCCAGCTACCTGATGAAAGGGATCAAAAAATCCATCATGGGCTCTGCCAGGGGCAAGATCGGCGGGGCGCTCATCAAGAACGACCTGAAGCAGTTCAAAAAACAATTTGACTCAGACGAAGCCGGCGGAGCACCGTTTTTGGGCGTGAAGGGCGGCATCATCAAGGCCCACGGCAGCAGTGGCGCCTATGCCATCAAAAACGCCATTAACCAGAGCATTAAGTTTATCGACAACGATGTTCTGGGCAAAATCACTGCCAAACTACAAGAAGAAAAGGCAGTTAAGGAACAGGAGAAAGAATAA
- a CDS encoding acetate kinase translates to MNVLVINCGSSSLKYQLLDMDTETVLAKGLAERIGIDGSVVVHQPAGKDKVKFEQPMETHKEALDIIMAALVDADHGVIKDLKEIDAVGHRTVHGAETFASSVVINDEVIKKMEDCSELAPLHNPANLIGIRACEELLPGVPMVGVFDTAFHQTMPAEAYIYPLPYEMYEKYRIRKYGFHGTSHRFVSLTAAELLGENIGNLKLISCHLGNGASVAAIRYGKCIDTSMGLTPLAGLEMGTRCGDIDPAIIPFLCDKGYTVDQVNTMMNKESGVLGVSGVSSDFRDVEAAAEAGNERAKLALDIFIYRVKTTIGAYVAAMDGVDGIIFTAGLGENSAKDRAAICSGLKYLGIQLDEEKNSKRGEALVISTPDSRTKVMVIPTNEELMIARDTVELVG, encoded by the coding sequence ATGAATGTACTTGTTATTAACTGCGGTAGCTCATCACTGAAATATCAGTTGCTGGATATGGACACTGAAACAGTGTTGGCAAAAGGTTTAGCTGAGAGAATCGGTATTGATGGCTCTGTTGTGGTGCACCAGCCGGCTGGTAAAGATAAGGTTAAGTTTGAACAGCCAATGGAAACACACAAGGAAGCTTTGGATATTATTATGGCGGCCCTGGTTGACGCTGACCATGGCGTGATCAAAGACCTTAAGGAAATTGATGCTGTCGGCCACAGAACCGTTCACGGGGCTGAAACTTTTGCGAGCTCTGTTGTGATCAATGATGAAGTGATTAAGAAAATGGAAGACTGCTCTGAGCTGGCGCCGCTTCACAATCCTGCCAACTTAATCGGGATTCGTGCCTGCGAAGAACTGCTGCCGGGCGTACCGATGGTCGGCGTGTTTGATACGGCTTTCCACCAGACCATGCCGGCAGAAGCTTATATCTACCCGTTGCCGTATGAAATGTACGAAAAATACAGAATCCGTAAATACGGCTTCCACGGCACCTCTCACCGTTTTGTGAGCCTGACGGCTGCTGAGCTGCTGGGTGAAAACATCGGCAACTTAAAATTAATTTCCTGTCACTTAGGAAACGGCGCGAGTGTCGCTGCGATCCGCTATGGCAAATGTATTGACACTTCCATGGGCTTAACCCCGCTGGCAGGCCTTGAAATGGGTACCCGCTGCGGCGATATTGACCCGGCCATCATTCCTTTCTTATGTGACAAGGGATATACCGTGGATCAGGTAAACACCATGATGAACAAGGAATCCGGCGTGCTGGGCGTTTCCGGCGTAAGCTCGGACTTCCGTGATGTTGAAGCGGCGGCTGAAGCGGGCAATGAACGCGCGAAGCTGGCGCTGGATATCTTTATCTACCGTGTCAAAACCACCATCGGCGCTTATGTCGCTGCCATGGACGGCGTTGACGGCATTATCTTCACTGCCGGCCTGGGTGAAAACTCTGCCAAGGACCGCGCAGCGATCTGCAGCGGCTTAAAATACCTGGGCATCCAGCTGGACGAAGAAAAGAACAGCAAACGCGGCGAAGCGCTTGTGATCTCTACCCCGGACTCCAGAACCAAGGTCATGGTGATCCCGACCAACGAAGAATTAATGATCGCCCGCGATACCGTCGAATTAGTCGGTTAA
- a CDS encoding aminopeptidase: MQKENLQKLAKLAVRIGVNIQKDQNLVVNSPIECSAFARALAEEAYKAGARDVSINYSDEKFSKIRYTHADLDVFKEVPDWFVAKQNAVVEKGSAMISVYADDPDLLKDVDPEKIKTASAAIQSATEAYHMAMMNNECRWCVVSVPTVGWATKVFPGVEPETAVDMLWDSIFKATRADQDDPIAAWHQFNKSFEDKTRFLNNSQFVKFIYKNSLGTDIEVGMPENHIWAGGSEKAADGVEFFPNIPTEEVFSAPHKDKVNGTLVSSHPLVYNGQLIDNFSLTFKDGKVVSYQAETGEEALKNLVEASEGSNYLGEISFVPYHSPISNMDILFYNTLFDENASCHFALGAAYPTCVKDGSSMSVDELKKAGLNYSTTHVDFMVGTEDLSITGIQADGTEVPIFVNGDWAI; the protein is encoded by the coding sequence ATGCAGAAAGAAAATTTACAAAAGCTGGCTAAACTGGCTGTCCGCATTGGCGTCAACATTCAAAAAGACCAGAACCTGGTCGTCAATTCCCCCATCGAGTGCAGCGCGTTCGCCAGAGCCCTGGCCGAAGAAGCCTACAAGGCCGGCGCCAGAGACGTCAGCATCAATTACAGCGACGAAAAATTCAGCAAAATCCGCTATACCCACGCCGACCTCGACGTGTTTAAAGAAGTGCCCGACTGGTTCGTGGCCAAGCAGAACGCCGTGGTCGAAAAAGGCTCAGCCATGATCTCTGTCTACGCCGACGACCCCGACCTCCTGAAGGACGTCGACCCCGAAAAGATCAAAACCGCCTCAGCCGCCATTCAGAGCGCCACCGAAGCCTACCACATGGCTATGATGAACAACGAATGCCGCTGGTGTGTCGTCTCTGTACCCACAGTCGGCTGGGCCACCAAGGTATTCCCCGGCGTCGAGCCCGAAACCGCTGTCGATATGCTCTGGGATTCCATCTTCAAGGCCACACGGGCAGACCAGGACGACCCCATTGCCGCCTGGCACCAGTTCAACAAAAGCTTTGAGGATAAAACCCGTTTCCTCAACAACAGCCAGTTCGTCAAATTCATCTATAAAAACAGCCTGGGCACCGACATTGAGGTCGGCATGCCCGAAAACCATATCTGGGCCGGCGGCAGTGAAAAAGCCGCAGACGGCGTCGAATTCTTCCCCAATATCCCCACCGAGGAAGTGTTCTCCGCCCCGCATAAGGACAAGGTCAACGGCACACTGGTCAGCTCCCATCCCCTCGTCTACAATGGCCAGCTCATCGACAATTTCTCACTGACCTTTAAAGACGGCAAGGTCGTAAGCTACCAGGCCGAAACCGGCGAAGAAGCCCTCAAAAACCTCGTCGAAGCCAGCGAAGGCTCCAATTACCTGGGTGAGATCTCCTTCGTTCCCTACCACTCCCCCATTTCCAATATGGATATCCTGTTTTACAATACCCTGTTCGACGAAAATGCCTCCTGCCACTTTGCCCTTGGCGCCGCCTATCCCACCTGTGTCAAAGACGGCTCCAGCATGAGCGTGGACGAGCTTAAAAAGGCTGGTCTCAACTATTCCACCACCCACGTTGATTTCATGGTCGGCACCGAAGACCTGAGCATTACCGGTATCCAGGCCGACGGCACCGAAGTGCCCATCTTTGTGAACGGCGACTGGGCCATCTAG